One window of the Desulfuromonas sp. genome contains the following:
- a CDS encoding EamA family transporter: MLTPQLKDRPYILLTMTVLFWAGNFILGRAFHADIPPIALAFWRWAGASLLVALPASRYLRDDWPEIRRCWPAVLLLSFLGIACFNTLAYSGLQYTQAINAFLIQSLMPVLIVVFSLLIFKERVAPVQVVGIAVSLAGAVTIIARGEVGLILNLEFNRGDLLVLLAIVCYAGYSSLLRLRPKVHPLSFIAVTFWLGTAILMPLYLWEHNYVRPLHPVPTTFLVLAYVAIFPSIVSYLCFNRGVELVGANRAGLFIHLMPVFGSLMAMVFLGEQFYWFHALGIGLIAVGICLATRAGRT; this comes from the coding sequence TCGGGCGGGCTTTTCATGCCGACATTCCACCGATTGCTCTGGCGTTCTGGCGCTGGGCCGGAGCCTCACTTCTGGTCGCTCTTCCGGCGAGCCGGTACCTCCGCGACGACTGGCCGGAGATTCGTCGCTGCTGGCCGGCGGTGCTGCTGCTCTCTTTTCTCGGCATTGCCTGTTTCAATACTCTGGCCTACAGCGGACTGCAATATACCCAGGCGATCAACGCCTTCCTGATTCAATCATTGATGCCGGTGCTGATTGTCGTGTTCTCCCTGTTGATTTTTAAAGAGAGGGTCGCTCCGGTACAGGTGGTTGGCATCGCTGTTTCACTCGCTGGCGCCGTAACCATTATCGCGCGCGGCGAGGTCGGGCTGATTCTGAATCTTGAGTTCAATCGGGGTGATCTGCTGGTTCTGCTGGCAATCGTCTGTTATGCCGGTTATTCATCGTTATTGCGGTTACGGCCAAAGGTCCATCCGCTCTCGTTTATTGCCGTTACCTTCTGGCTCGGAACGGCGATCCTTATGCCGCTGTATCTGTGGGAGCATAATTATGTCCGGCCACTGCATCCGGTCCCGACAACCTTTCTGGTCCTCGCCTATGTCGCGATATTTCCGTCAATCGTCTCTTATCTCTGTTTCAATCGGGGAGTTGAGCTGGTCGGGGCTAATCGGGCCGGTCTTTTTATCCACCTGATGCCGGTGTTCGGGAGCCTGATGGCCATGGTTTTTCTCGGTGAACAATTTTATTGGTTTCACGCTCTCGGTATCGGTCTGATTGCCGTCGGCATCTGCCTGGCGACCCGCGCCGGCCGGACGTAG
- a CDS encoding two-component system response regulator has protein sequence MNTITPTSDAASPAPKRVKKILLVDDVKLFIALEKTFFQRKESFKVLTASSGKEALVLVESEQPDLVYMDLFMPEMNGDECCRRIKESDFGRDIPVVMVTSAGNAEDIARCEAAGCDEIVTKPINRGHFMSIARKYLEVHERKDPRYAIHVKVRFGDQDDLLTDYTVNLSSGGLFLTSPQPLPRHTLLDIEFSLPETGETINCKARIAWVNDTSNPTKPDLPAGMGLQFVDIAESEIRIIQSYIESNNLTAEW, from the coding sequence ATGAATACTATTACTCCAACATCTGATGCTGCATCACCTGCCCCGAAGCGGGTGAAAAAAATTCTCCTGGTCGATGATGTCAAACTCTTTATCGCCCTCGAAAAGACCTTCTTTCAGCGCAAGGAATCGTTCAAGGTTTTGACCGCAAGCAGCGGCAAGGAAGCGCTGGTGCTCGTTGAGTCGGAACAGCCCGACCTCGTCTATATGGACCTGTTTATGCCGGAGATGAATGGTGACGAATGTTGTCGGCGTATCAAGGAGTCGGATTTCGGACGGGATATCCCGGTTGTCATGGTGACCTCGGCCGGGAATGCAGAAGATATTGCCCGCTGTGAAGCGGCCGGATGCGACGAGATCGTCACCAAGCCGATCAACCGCGGGCATTTCATGTCGATTGCCAGGAAGTATCTCGAAGTGCACGAGCGCAAGGATCCGCGTTATGCAATCCATGTCAAGGTTCGCTTCGGTGACCAGGACGATCTGCTGACCGATTACACGGTTAATCTTAGTTCCGGAGGGCTGTTTCTGACGTCACCGCAACCTTTGCCGCGCCACACGCTGCTCGACATTGAATTCAGTTTGCCTGAAACCGGAGAGACGATCAATTGCAAGGCCCGGATCGCCTGGGTGAATGATACCAGCAATCCAACCAAGCCCGATCTCCCTGCCGGTATGGGCTTGCAGTTCGTTGATATTGCGGAAAGCGAGATCCGCATTATTCAAAGCTACATCGAGAGCAATAATTTAACGGCTGAGTGGTAA